The following are from one region of the Stanieria cyanosphaera PCC 7437 genome:
- a CDS encoding fatty acyl-AMP ligase produces the protein MTNHSNLVDLLNYRALDRPNQIAYRFLKDSKTESALLTYAELDCQAKAIAAKLQSLVPAGSRALLVYSYDAGLEFIAAFFGCLYAEVIAVTTTPPRHGKEIAKLQQRAIASGATIVLTTKDFLTLFESQLEHTGFNCLATDDLTNDLAQDWMQPKINEDTLAFLQYTSGSTGIPKGVMVTHGNILCNEEMIKQAFQHTKDTVVVGWLPMYHDMGLIGNVLQPVYLGTESILMSPIALSQQPLNWLKAITQYQATTSGGPNFAYDLLCLRATEEQLAELDLSSWQVAFSGAEPVRAETIERFSSIFAACGFRSKAFYPCYGMAETTLFVSGGLQTAPPQIKYVDGIALAQNRVMEVTPEQSGVRAIVGCGKNWLDTEIIIVNPESLTKCSDKQVGEIWVSGSGIGKGYWEQPEETQQTFQAYLATGEGPFLRTGDLGFFQDGELYITGRLKEVMIFWGRYCYPQHVERTVQESHPAFRLNCGAAFAVETGTAEKLVIVQEIERSYLRNLNAEELVNTICQAVGKEHEVEVSAIALIKTGSIPKTSSGKIQRRLCQTMFLKSSLNTVAVWQPEVIAKTVTEMVDF, from the coding sequence ATGACAAATCATTCTAATTTAGTTGATCTTTTAAACTATAGAGCTTTAGATCGACCAAACCAAATTGCTTATAGATTCCTTAAAGATAGTAAAACAGAATCGGCACTTTTAACTTATGCTGAATTAGATTGTCAAGCTAAAGCGATCGCAGCAAAGTTGCAATCTTTAGTTCCTGCTGGTTCGAGGGCTTTGTTGGTTTATTCTTATGATGCGGGTTTAGAATTTATTGCAGCTTTTTTTGGTTGTCTTTATGCTGAAGTGATTGCAGTTACTACGACTCCGCCACGCCATGGTAAGGAAATTGCTAAACTTCAACAAAGAGCGATCGCATCTGGAGCAACTATTGTTTTAACGACTAAAGATTTTTTAACTCTGTTTGAGTCTCAATTAGAACACACGGGATTCAATTGTCTTGCTACTGACGATCTTACTAATGATCTGGCTCAAGATTGGATGCAACCAAAAATTAATGAAGATACTCTGGCTTTTTTACAATACACTTCTGGTTCGACAGGCATACCTAAAGGAGTGATGGTAACTCATGGCAATATTCTTTGTAATGAGGAGATGATTAAACAAGCCTTCCAACATACGAAAGATACGGTAGTAGTTGGTTGGTTGCCGATGTATCACGATATGGGTTTGATTGGCAATGTCTTGCAGCCAGTTTATTTAGGAACAGAGAGTATTTTGATGTCTCCGATCGCTTTAAGTCAACAGCCTCTTAACTGGTTAAAAGCGATTACCCAGTATCAGGCAACTACTAGTGGAGGGCCCAATTTCGCTTACGATTTATTATGTTTACGGGCTACAGAAGAACAGTTAGCTGAATTAGATTTAAGTAGTTGGCAAGTAGCTTTTTCTGGTGCTGAACCTGTAAGGGCAGAAACGATAGAGAGATTTAGTAGTATTTTTGCTGCTTGCGGTTTTCGCTCAAAAGCCTTTTATCCTTGTTATGGTATGGCAGAGACTACTTTATTTGTTTCTGGAGGCTTACAAACCGCACCTCCTCAGATTAAATATGTCGATGGAATAGCTTTGGCGCAAAATCGAGTAATGGAAGTTACTCCCGAACAATCAGGAGTAAGAGCAATCGTTGGTTGTGGTAAAAATTGGTTAGATACGGAAATTATCATTGTTAATCCCGAATCATTAACTAAATGTAGTGACAAACAAGTAGGAGAAATTTGGGTATCGGGTTCGGGAATAGGTAAAGGTTACTGGGAACAACCAGAGGAAACTCAACAAACCTTTCAAGCTTATCTTGCCACAGGTGAAGGACCCTTTTTACGTACAGGTGATTTAGGCTTTTTCCAAGATGGAGAATTGTATATCACAGGGCGATTAAAAGAAGTCATGATTTTTTGGGGCAGATATTGTTATCCCCAACACGTAGAAAGAACCGTACAAGAATCCCATCCTGCTTTTAGGTTAAATTGTGGTGCAGCTTTTGCCGTAGAAACAGGAACAGCAGAAAAATTAGTGATTGTTCAGGAAATCGAACGCAGTTATTTAAGAAACTTGAATGCAGAGGAATTGGTAAATACTATCTGTCAAGCAGTAGGCAAAGAACATGAAGTTGAAGTAAGTGCGATCGCATTGATTAAAACTGGCAGCATTCCCAAAACTTCCAGTGGCAAGATTCAACGCCGTCTCTGTCAAACTATGTTTCTGAAAAGTAGTTTAAATACTGTTGCTGTTTGGCAACCAGAAGTAATAGCTAAAACTGTTACAGAAATGGTTGATTTTTAA
- a CDS encoding DUF4168 domain-containing protein, producing the protein MLFINFTSGNLNKILSRLFTTGILAAMGIFGGIVPEISPQFPQLSMISYAYAQDYTQDEVVNYARAGFQVEMLRQQVYKEIKGIINQPPPDIVCNQPATLENLSSNVKKIATKYCDDSRQIVQRNNLTINRFNELKQVYDRGGSFYQQVQNILIELQRP; encoded by the coding sequence ATGTTGTTCATTAACTTTACTTCGGGAAACTTAAATAAAATCTTATCTCGTCTTTTTACTACTGGTATCCTAGCAGCAATGGGTATCTTTGGAGGTATAGTTCCAGAGATTTCTCCGCAATTTCCACAGTTGTCAATGATTTCTTATGCTTATGCTCAAGATTATACTCAAGATGAAGTAGTCAATTATGCTAGGGCTGGTTTCCAAGTAGAAATGTTACGACAACAGGTTTACAAAGAAATTAAAGGTATTATTAATCAACCTCCACCCGATATAGTTTGTAATCAACCAGCAACTTTAGAAAATTTATCTAGTAATGTCAAAAAAATTGCGACCAAATATTGCGATGATTCTCGACAAATTGTCCAAAGAAATAACTTAACAATTAATCGTTTTAATGAACTTAAACAAGTTTATGACCGTGGCGGTTCTTTTTATCAACAAGTTCAAAATATTTTAATTGAGCTTCAAAGACCATAA
- a CDS encoding TRC40/GET3/ArsA family transport-energizing ATPase, protein MRVILMTGKGGVGKTSVAAATGLRCAELGYKTLVLSTDPAHSLADSFDLELGHEPISVRPNLWGAELDALMELEGNWGAVKRYITQVLQARGLEGVQAEELAILPGMDEIFGLVRMKRHYDEGDFDVLIIDSAPTGTALRLLSLPEVGGWYMRRFYKPLQGMSAALRPLFEPIFKPITGFSLPDKEVMDAPYEFYEQIEALEKVLTDNNQTSVRLVMNPEKMVIKESLRAHAYLSLYNVATDLVVANRIIPDSVSDPFFQRWKENQTVYKQEIYDNFHPLPVKEAPLFSEEMCGLEALEKLKEILYQDEDPAQVYYQENTVKVVQNKDNYSLELYLPGIPKEQIQLNKTGDELNIRIGNHRRNLVLPQALAALTPSGAKMEEDYLKISFSNLTKA, encoded by the coding sequence ATGCGCGTAATTTTAATGACTGGTAAAGGAGGCGTAGGTAAAACCTCAGTAGCTGCTGCTACTGGTCTTCGTTGTGCCGAACTTGGTTATAAAACTTTGGTTTTGAGTACAGATCCTGCTCATTCTCTTGCAGATAGTTTTGATTTGGAATTAGGTCATGAACCTATATCAGTACGTCCTAATCTGTGGGGTGCAGAATTAGATGCACTAATGGAACTGGAAGGCAACTGGGGTGCAGTAAAACGTTATATTACCCAAGTCTTGCAAGCAAGAGGTCTAGAAGGTGTTCAAGCTGAAGAATTGGCAATCTTACCAGGAATGGATGAAATTTTTGGTTTGGTAAGAATGAAGCGTCATTATGATGAAGGCGATTTTGATGTACTCATTATTGATTCTGCTCCAACAGGAACTGCTTTAAGATTACTCAGTCTTCCAGAAGTAGGGGGATGGTATATGAGACGTTTTTACAAACCTTTACAGGGAATGTCAGCAGCATTACGACCATTGTTTGAGCCAATTTTTAAACCGATTACGGGTTTTTCTTTACCAGATAAAGAAGTAATGGATGCGCCTTATGAATTTTACGAACAGATTGAAGCTTTAGAAAAGGTGTTGACGGATAATAATCAAACTTCGGTGCGTTTGGTAATGAATCCTGAAAAAATGGTGATTAAAGAATCTCTCCGCGCTCATGCTTATTTAAGTTTGTATAATGTAGCGACAGATTTGGTAGTAGCTAACCGAATTATCCCCGATTCTGTAAGCGATCCTTTCTTCCAACGTTGGAAAGAAAATCAAACAGTTTATAAACAGGAAATTTATGATAATTTTCATCCTTTACCTGTAAAAGAAGCACCACTTTTTTCCGAAGAAATGTGTGGATTAGAAGCTTTAGAAAAGCTTAAAGAGATTCTTTATCAAGATGAAGACCCGGCTCAGGTTTATTATCAAGAAAATACTGTTAAAGTAGTGCAAAACAAAGATAATTATAGTCTGGAATTGTATCTACCTGGAATTCCTAAAGAACAAATTCAATTAAATAAAACTGGTGATGAGTTAAATATTAGAATTGGGAATCATCGCCGCAATTTAGTTTTGCCTCAAGCCTTGGCTGCGTTAACTCCATCAGGAGCAAAAATGGAAGAAGATTACTTAAAAATTAGTTTTTCTAATTTAACGAAAGCTTAA
- a CDS encoding DUF2358 domain-containing protein, which translates to MEIIEIIKQDYQNFPKNQTYSIYADDVYFKDPLNEFRGIQRYQTMIGFLGNFFREINLDLHDISLQENCLKTEWTLHLTSPLPWQPRLSIPGWSELKLNQNGLIIAHIDYWHISPWEVLKQNLFGFKQNSQ; encoded by the coding sequence ATGGAAATCATTGAAATTATCAAACAAGACTATCAAAACTTTCCCAAGAACCAAACTTATAGTATTTACGCTGACGATGTTTATTTTAAAGACCCTTTGAACGAGTTTCGGGGAATTCAACGCTATCAAACTATGATTGGTTTTTTGGGGAATTTTTTTAGGGAGATAAACTTAGATCTACATGACATTAGCCTTCAGGAAAATTGTCTTAAAACAGAATGGACTTTACACTTGACTTCCCCTCTGCCTTGGCAACCACGTTTGAGCATTCCTGGTTGGAGTGAACTTAAACTCAATCAAAACGGTTTAATTATTGCTCATATAGACTATTGGCACATTTCTCCCTGGGAAGTTTTGAAACAAAATTTGTTCGGTTTTAAACAAAATTCACAATAA
- a CDS encoding type III secretion system chaperone, producing MKIEEISVILAQLFNSDAIAHNDEDTWQVKSDRLNLLVILSENHSWLRLLTPIAPVSEAQVMFEQLLTANFESTGEVRYAIGQNVLWGVFYHRLESLTSEDLQSAITSLGTMAEAGLSESFQDLIEGRIRQIIYAAKLQNQSLETTLQTLERFYQEGMLGGLNQKPEEREQFLGAWKYQLKRLWSEVDANES from the coding sequence ATGAAAATTGAAGAAATTTCTGTCATTCTTGCTCAATTGTTCAATTCTGATGCGATCGCTCACAATGATGAAGATACATGGCAAGTTAAAAGCGATCGCTTGAACTTATTAGTTATTTTATCAGAAAATCATTCGTGGTTACGCTTGTTGACTCCTATTGCACCAGTAAGCGAAGCCCAAGTGATGTTTGAGCAATTGTTAACAGCTAATTTTGAATCAACTGGTGAAGTTCGCTATGCCATAGGACAAAATGTGTTGTGGGGTGTTTTTTATCATCGGCTTGAAAGTTTAACTTCAGAAGATTTACAAAGTGCAATTACCTCTTTAGGAACTATGGCAGAAGCAGGTTTGTCAGAATCTTTTCAAGATTTAATTGAAGGACGTATTCGTCAAATCATTTATGCTGCTAAACTTCAAAATCAAAGTTTGGAGACAACTTTACAAACTCTAGAAAGATTTTATCAAGAAGGAATGTTGGGCGGACTGAATCAAAAACCCGAGGAAAGAGAACAATTTTTGGGTGCTTGGAAATATCAGTTAAAGCGATTATGGTCAGAAGTAGACGCTAACGAATCATAA
- a CDS encoding nucleoside deaminase, with translation MNTNNLVNWEWLSQLDYQTYLFHRRWMQQALQLAHQAGKQGDVPVGAVIVDSQGNSIAQAANRKERNQDPTAHAEILVLGTAARVKQNWYLNDCTLYVTLEPCPMCIGAIIQARINLLVYGTDDPKTGAVRTVINLPDSACSNHRLKVLAGIEEFHCRQQLQNWFANKRS, from the coding sequence ATGAATACTAACAATTTAGTTAATTGGGAATGGCTTTCTCAATTAGACTACCAAACTTATCTTTTCCATAGACGATGGATGCAACAGGCTCTTCAATTAGCTCATCAAGCAGGAAAACAAGGAGACGTACCTGTTGGTGCAGTTATTGTTGATAGTCAAGGAAATTCTATTGCTCAAGCAGCCAACCGCAAAGAAAGAAATCAAGATCCTACTGCTCATGCTGAAATTCTTGTTTTAGGTACTGCTGCTCGGGTCAAACAAAATTGGTATCTTAACGATTGCACTCTCTACGTTACCCTAGAACCTTGTCCTATGTGTATTGGAGCAATTATTCAAGCCAGAATCAATTTACTTGTATATGGTACTGATGACCCCAAAACTGGTGCAGTACGTACTGTAATTAATCTTCCTGATAGTGCTTGTTCTAATCACCGACTGAAAGTTTTAGCTGGCATTGAAGAATTTCATTGTCGTCAGCAACTACAAAATTGGTTTGCTAACAAAAGAAGCTAA
- a CDS encoding potassium channel family protein, giving the protein MNLKSLKFLNNLRKENRQFAVIGLGRFGRAVCSSLHRMGYEVLGTDIDEKLVTQALTQKIASHAIQLDSTEPESLKEAGIFEMDTVIVAIGNYLQESIITTLNVKEAGVNYVVAKASSEIHGKLLQRVGADHVVFPEYEAGCALAQTLTKPAILERFELDPENSIVEILIPEEFHGKTLAQLELRGRYGVIALAVSNGDKFVINPDPQQKLTQGLIMVIIGSNKNIQRLPI; this is encoded by the coding sequence GTGAATTTAAAATCTCTCAAATTTTTGAATAATCTTCGTAAAGAAAATCGTCAATTTGCAGTGATTGGATTAGGACGTTTTGGCAGAGCAGTTTGTAGTTCTTTACATCGAATGGGTTATGAAGTTTTAGGTACAGATATCGATGAAAAACTTGTTACTCAAGCATTAACACAAAAGATTGCTTCCCATGCCATTCAACTTGATTCGACTGAACCAGAGTCATTAAAGGAAGCAGGTATTTTTGAAATGGATACGGTGATTGTTGCGATTGGTAATTATCTTCAAGAAAGTATTATTACTACTCTTAATGTTAAAGAAGCTGGGGTTAATTATGTCGTCGCTAAAGCTTCTTCAGAAATTCATGGTAAATTATTACAGAGAGTTGGTGCAGATCATGTGGTGTTTCCTGAGTATGAAGCTGGTTGTGCTTTAGCTCAGACTTTAACTAAACCAGCTATTCTTGAACGCTTTGAATTAGACCCAGAAAATAGTATTGTTGAGATCTTAATTCCTGAAGAATTTCATGGCAAAACTTTAGCCCAATTGGAACTGAGAGGGCGTTATGGAGTGATTGCTTTAGCAGTCAGTAATGGTGATAAATTTGTGATCAATCCCGATCCTCAGCAAAAACTTACTCAAGGATTAATTATGGTGATAATTGGCAGTAATAAAAATATTCAACGTTTACCAATTTAA
- a CDS encoding TrkH family potassium uptake protein, which translates to MTIARTICLGFLAVIVIGTLLLTMPFATSNGEWNDPIVALFTSTSAVCVTGLVVVDTGSYFSFWGQLIIALLIEIGGLGYMTITTFLILLIGRKFDLKQKFAIQESFDRPFLQGSSNLIRSIIATTLLFEITAIFLMLPIFTKDFGLSQGLWFAIFHSISAWNNAGFGLLPDNLIQYASSWTINLVIPGLIIFGGIGYQVIIEMYIWLLNRIQKRKEKFCFSLNFKVVTSTTLILLILGTIGFWLIEFDNQNTLGNLDIQGRFLTAWFQSVTTRTAGFNSIDIGKMTTAGLFLTIGLMFVGASPSGTGGGIKTTTLRILFNCTRSVLEGKDEVILYQREVPYPLILKAVAVVFGSAASIVFITIIISSIDGSIDLIAILFEVVSAFATVGLSTGITASLSKLSQLMLIMTMYAGRVGILLLIAAIIGDPRPTTLNYPEENLLVG; encoded by the coding sequence ATGACCATAGCTCGAACTATTTGTCTGGGGTTCCTAGCCGTTATAGTTATTGGGACTTTATTATTAACGATGCCTTTTGCTACCAGTAATGGTGAGTGGAACGATCCGATTGTGGCTTTATTTACCTCTACTTCTGCGGTTTGTGTTACGGGTTTAGTCGTAGTCGATACAGGAAGTTATTTTTCCTTTTGGGGACAATTAATTATTGCTCTGTTAATCGAAATTGGTGGTTTAGGTTATATGACGATTACTACCTTTCTAATTTTATTAATCGGAAGAAAATTTGACCTCAAACAAAAGTTTGCCATTCAAGAATCTTTTGACCGCCCCTTTTTGCAAGGAAGCTCTAATTTAATTCGTTCAATTATCGCCACAACTTTACTTTTTGAAATTACAGCGATTTTTTTAATGTTGCCAATTTTCACCAAAGATTTTGGCTTATCACAAGGATTATGGTTTGCAATTTTCCATAGTATTAGTGCTTGGAATAATGCTGGCTTTGGTTTATTACCTGATAATCTCATTCAATATGCTTCTTCTTGGACAATTAATTTAGTTATTCCTGGATTAATTATTTTTGGTGGAATTGGCTATCAAGTAATCATTGAAATGTATATATGGTTGTTGAATCGAATCCAAAAACGTAAAGAAAAATTTTGTTTTTCTCTCAATTTTAAAGTAGTTACAAGCACTACACTTATTCTTTTAATATTAGGTACTATTGGGTTTTGGTTGATCGAATTCGACAATCAAAACACGTTGGGAAATTTAGATATTCAAGGTCGATTTTTGACAGCTTGGTTTCAGTCTGTCACTACTAGAACTGCTGGGTTTAATTCAATCGATATTGGAAAAATGACTACAGCAGGTTTATTTTTAACTATTGGTTTAATGTTTGTCGGAGCAAGTCCTAGTGGGACAGGTGGAGGAATAAAAACTACAACCTTAAGAATTTTATTTAATTGTACTCGTTCAGTTTTAGAAGGAAAAGATGAAGTTATTTTATATCAAAGAGAAGTTCCATATCCTCTAATTTTAAAAGCAGTTGCAGTGGTATTTGGCTCTGCTGCATCTATTGTCTTTATTACTATTATTATTTCTTCAATAGATGGAAGTATCGATTTAATTGCAATTTTGTTTGAAGTTGTTTCCGCCTTTGCAACTGTAGGTTTATCTACGGGAATTACTGCTAGTCTTTCTAAGTTATCTCAATTGATGTTAATTATGACAATGTATGCAGGAAGAGTAGGAATTTTACTGTTGATTGCAGCTATTATTGGAGATCCTCGCCCTACTACCTTAAACTACCCAGAAGAAAATTTATTGGTTGGTTAA
- a CDS encoding glycosyltransferase family 2 protein — protein MKATIAEPQVSVIIPTYNCDRYISQAIDSVLQQQNCSYEIIVIDDGSSDRTEEILQPYHDQIRYLKQINQGVAAARNNGISSAKGQLIAFLDADDYFLPGKLAAQAEIFDKRPDLGIVHSGWQRVDSVGNKLLDVKPWEQTPQLNLENWLRWKPVLPSAMMFRRKWLEYAGGFDARFPPAEDTELVLRLAYKGCQSAWLRKITVCYRQHEQSAMHKGLPQARSLSAVIDSFFAQPNLPEKVRLMEYSVRYGTLVWIAWYLYYTDHPVEMTDYLKRAWQYRPFSAIATVTNWVESFAQFSHNWGIKFDTNTLIQSPQWQELVQWIIEVNNPTQNKTRHN, from the coding sequence ATGAAAGCTACTATTGCTGAACCCCAGGTAAGTGTGATTATTCCTACTTACAATTGCGATCGCTATATCAGTCAGGCAATAGATAGTGTCTTACAGCAGCAAAATTGTAGTTATGAAATAATCGTCATTGATGACGGTTCAAGCGATCGCACAGAAGAAATTCTGCAACCCTATCACGATCAAATTCGTTATCTAAAACAAATCAATCAAGGAGTAGCAGCAGCTAGAAATAATGGGATTTCTTCAGCTAAAGGACAGTTAATTGCTTTTTTAGATGCAGACGATTACTTTTTGCCAGGCAAACTAGCAGCACAAGCAGAGATATTTGATAAAAGACCAGATTTAGGAATTGTTCATAGTGGTTGGCAAAGAGTTGATTCTGTGGGCAACAAGTTATTAGATGTTAAACCTTGGGAACAAACTCCGCAACTAAATCTTGAAAACTGGTTACGATGGAAACCAGTTCTACCTAGTGCGATGATGTTCCGTCGTAAATGGTTAGAATACGCAGGTGGTTTTGATGCTCGTTTTCCTCCTGCTGAAGATACAGAATTAGTTTTAAGACTAGCTTATAAAGGATGTCAATCTGCTTGGTTACGTAAAATTACTGTTTGTTATCGTCAACATGAACAAAGTGCAATGCACAAAGGCTTACCACAAGCTCGTTCTCTTAGTGCTGTAATTGACTCTTTTTTTGCTCAACCTAATTTACCAGAAAAAGTTAGACTAATGGAATATTCTGTTCGTTATGGTACATTAGTATGGATTGCTTGGTATCTCTACTATACAGATCATCCTGTTGAAATGACAGATTATCTTAAACGAGCTTGGCAATATAGACCCTTTTCTGCAATAGCGACTGTCACGAACTGGGTTGAAAGTTTTGCACAATTTTCTCATAACTGGGGCATAAAATTTGATACCAATACGCTAATTCAATCACCGCAATGGCAAGAATTAGTTCAATGGATAATTGAAGTTAACAATCCAACTCAAAATAAAACTAGACATAATTAA
- a CDS encoding calcium-binding protein yields MSSILSNFSTTPLIEMTNSDLGLDIVGKQLKSNVFIIEGDGDDFVIGGQKFDLIKTGLGDDNIAGLGGDDKLFGGAGNDTIRGGVGDDYLNGGDGDDILIGGAGDDVIIGGKGADIMSGGAGSDIFEFFAEDLTSGEVDKILDFTKGEDLIRFKGIGSDATVQYDKTTGKVSIDGQDVISLDKGLNLNAEDTDNNGNWELF; encoded by the coding sequence ATGTCAAGTATTCTTTCTAATTTTAGTACCACTCCATTAATAGAAATGACTAACTCCGATTTGGGTTTAGACATTGTTGGTAAACAGCTAAAAAGCAATGTATTTATTATTGAAGGTGATGGCGATGATTTTGTCATTGGTGGTCAAAAATTTGACTTGATTAAAACCGGTTTGGGAGACGATAATATCGCTGGCTTAGGTGGAGATGATAAACTTTTCGGTGGTGCTGGAAACGACACTATTAGAGGAGGAGTAGGTGACGATTATCTCAACGGTGGCGATGGAGATGATATTCTCATCGGTGGTGCTGGAGATGATGTGATCATCGGCGGTAAAGGTGCAGACATTATGAGTGGTGGCGCAGGTTCAGATATTTTTGAATTCTTCGCTGAAGATTTAACTTCAGGAGAAGTAGATAAAATTCTTGACTTTACTAAGGGAGAGGATTTAATTCGATTCAAGGGTATTGGTAGTGACGCTACTGTTCAATATGACAAAACCACTGGTAAAGTCTCAATTGATGGTCAAGATGTGATTTCTCTTGATAAAGGTTTAAATCTTAATGCAGAAGATACTGATAATAATGGCAATTGGGAACTTTTCTAA